In Nicotiana tabacum cultivar K326 chromosome 2, ASM71507v2, whole genome shotgun sequence, the following proteins share a genomic window:
- the LOC107796787 gene encoding protein SLOW GREEN 1, chloroplastic-like, with product MTTLNPVCSKTNQIHKQFNHHFNRPIYAKPISCLSFRTPPPPFSTSFFSMKASSSQNPKPLIPQNPNEKSQNPFSFLKLTLVATVTATALIFSRFYFFPKPSISAQNFAPPPAAVETDTREAVSEEEKERAIEEHLVSNPDDVVALRNLMEIKIKNKKMLDAIGIIDKLIEVEPNESEWPLMKSHLYVNIGEVELAKVGFNEILKNDPFRVEAYHGLVMAVSQDESIEDLKGIEKKIEQGMKMCKKENKKSDLRDFKLLLAQIRVIQGKYEDALKVYGELVKEEPRDFRPYLCQGIIYTLLRKSNEAEKCFEKYRRLVPQGHPYARYFDENMIATKGFCAEGGE from the coding sequence ATGACAACCTTAAACCCTGTCTGTTCCAAAACAAACCaaattcacaaacaattcaatcaCCATTTTAATCGTCCAATTTATGCTAAACCCATTTCTTGTCTCTCTTTCAGAACCCCACCCCCACCATTTTCCACCTCTTTCTTCTCCATGAAAGCCTCCTCTTCGCAAAACCCTAAACCCCTTATCCCTCAAAACCCTAATGAAAAATCCCAAAACCCATTCTCATTCCTCAAACTCACACTCGTTGCTACAGTTACTGCCACTGCCCTTATCTTTTCAAGATTCTATTTTTTCCCAAAACCTTCAATTTCTGCTCAGAATTTTGCTCCTCCTCCTGCTGCTGTGGAAACTGATACGAGAGAAGCAGTTTCAGAGGAGGAAAAAGAAAGGGCAATTGAGGAACACTTGGTTTCGAACCCGGATGACGTGGTAGCATTAAGGAATTTGATGGAAATTAAGATAAAGAACAAGAAAATGCTTGACGCTATTGGTATTATTGATAAGTTGATTGAAGTGGAACCGAATGAATCCGAATGGCCATTGATGAAATCCCATTTGTATGTTAACATTGGTGAGGTTGAATTGGCCAAAGTTGGGTTCAATGAGATATTAAAAAATGACCCTTTTCGCGTCGAGGCGTATCATGGGCTGGTTATGGCTGTGTCGCAAGATGAATCGATCGAAGATTTGAAGGGGATTGAGAAAAAGATTGAGCAGGGGATGAAGATGTGTAAAAAGGAGAATAAAAAAAGCGACTTGAGGGATTTTAAGCTATTGCTTGCACAAATTCGAGTGATCCAAGGGAAATATGAAGATGCATTGAAAGTTTATGGGGAGTTAGTTAAAGAGGAGCCTAGGGATTTTAGGCCTTATTTGTGTCAAGGTATAATATACACATTGTTGAGGAAAAGCAATGAGGCTGAGAAGTGTTTCGAGAAGTATCGGAGACTTGTACCTCAAGGCCATCCCTATGCTAGGTATTTCGATGAGAATATGATTGCAACTAAGGGTTTTTGCGCAGAAGGTGGAGAATGA